One genomic region from Colletotrichum lupini chromosome 7, complete sequence encodes:
- a CDS encoding major facilitator superfamily transporter, protein MRSRAENSDEDTVVDDAGSPRSSTDSSTESTPLFATSSSTPPNKRPATGRSRTDSLLAAATQLHVPKLHNADAIVATFVTIILLGAGFGGLWTIPTTRKVEDIVCRQYYGVLYTQDAIDESKCKEDEIQSEVAMIFAVYSALQASIGAVSAFPWGIVADRLGRKQVFSLAVLGQMLDQAWFLVVCAFPKVIPLKALWVGPSMLLVGGGNAVLSAVVFSMLSDVTTSENRAKKFMAVHLASMIGNLCAPAIAGWMMERTGPWPVMWLAYAGFATLLFTIHLVPETKPPAAKVSSDPIADSPEADFPVIGTIQHTLARLKESIALLKNPSLVILMVATLSSYPVVMSTYQFMTIFASKRYHVSLSQTGYLSSLYGFGVFLTIVAVLPALSKLLASARAPKPLRYADDHERDLFLGRLSSVALLLGALTMSASPTIGAFIGGLAILALGSGWGSYVRSLCAVYVDAAHRTRLYSIISLVETAGQTYTQPMLAGLFSLGMKLGGAWIGLPYLGVAGFCVAALGLLLMVRLPPAEGKGAHAMGDDGEDVGAGAQ, encoded by the exons ATGCGGTCCCGCGCCGAAAACTCAGACGAAGACACCGTCGTCGACGACGCCGGCTCTCCAAGATCGTCCACAGACTCATCAACAGAGTCGACCCCCCTCTTCGCAACCTCTTCCTCAACACCACCCAACAAGAGACCAGCAACAGGCCGCAGCAGAACAGACTCCCTCCTCGCCGCAGCAACCCAGCTCCACGTCCCCAAACTCCACAACGCAGACGCCATCGTCGCGACCTTTGTCACAATCATCCTCCTCGGCGCCGGCTTCGGCGGCCTCTGGACCATCCCCACCACCCGCAAAGTAGAAGACATCGTCTGCCGGCAGTACTACGGCGTCCTCTACACCCAGGACGCCATCGACGAGTCCAAGTGCAAGGAGGACGAGATCCAGAGCGAGGTGGCCATGATCTTCGCCGTCTACAGCGCGCTGCAGGCGTCCATTGGTGCCGTGTCCGCGTTTCCGTGGGGGATCGTGGCGGACCGGCTGGGGAGGAAGCAGGTTTTTTCGTTGGCGGTGCTGGGCCAGATGCTGGATCAGGCGTGGTTTCTCGTCGTGTGTGCGTTTCCCAAGGTGATTCCGCTCAAGGCTTTGTGGGTTGGGCCGTCGATGTTGCTCGTTGGCGGGGGCAACGCCGTGTTATCTGCCGTCGTCTTCTCGATGCTCTCTGATGTTACGACCTCGGAAAATAG AGCCAAGAAGTTCATGGCCGTCCACCTGGCCTCCATGATAGGAAACCTCTGCGCTCCCGCCATCGCAGGCTGGATGATGGAACGAACCGGCCCTTGGCCCGTAATGTGGCTCGCCTACGCCGGCTTCGCGACCCTCCTCTTCACAATCCACCTCGTCCCGGAAACCAAACCTCCCGCCGCCAAAGTCTCCTCAGACCCCATCGCCGACTCCCCCGAAGCAGACTTCCCCGTCATCGGCACAATCCAACACACCTTGGCCCGCCTCAAAGAATCCATCGCCCTCCTCAAGAACCCCTCCCTCGTAATCCTCATGGTCGCCACCCTAAGCTCCTACCCAGTCGTTATGTCAACCTACCAATTCATGACAATCTTCGCCTCGAAGCGGTACCACGTCTCCCTCTCCCAAACAGGCTACCTCTCCTCCCTCTACGGCTTCGGCGTCTTCCTCACCATCGTCGCCGTCCTCCCCGCCCTCTCCAAGCTCCTCGCCTCCGCCAGAGCCCCGAAACCGCTACGCTACGCAGACGACCACGAGCGCGACCTCTTCCTAGGCCGCCTCTCCTCCGtcgccctcctcctcggcgCGCTGACCATGTCCGCGTCCCCGACCATCGGCGCCTTCATCGGCGGCCTGGCGATCCTGGCGCTGGGTTCCGGGTGGGGGAGCTACGTGCGGAGCCTCTGCGCCGTGTACGTTGACGCGGCACACCGCACGCGGTTGTATTCCATCATCTCGCTCGTCGAGACGGCGGGGCAGACGTACACGCAGCCTATGCTTGCTGGCCTGTTTAGTCTGGGGATGAAGCTTGGCGGGGCGTGGATCGGGCTGCCGTATCTCGGCGTCGCTGGGTTCTGCGTCGCTGCTTTGGGGTTGCTTCTCATGGTTAGGCTTCCGCCTGCGGAGGGTAAGGGGGCGCATGCGATGGGGGATGATGGTGAAGATGTTGGTGCGGGTGCTCAGTAA